Genomic window (Daucus carota subsp. sativus chromosome 5, DH1 v3.0, whole genome shotgun sequence):
ATCCTCTGTCTTCTCCAGGAGCTTCTTggccttcttctccttcttccgGGCAGCTTTCAACGCCAAATTGCGGCGCTGAACCCTCCTGGTCAGGGTGTCGACCTGACCCTTCAGACGGCCTTCGGACTCCCGAACGTCCTTCAGATCCTGGTGGGCGGCGTCCAGCTCCGTCTTCAGGGCCGCCAGGGTATCTTCAGCAAGATTGGCCCTGATAGTAAGGGCGTTGACCCCGGCCATCTGCTTCTGCATATCCTGGACCTTATCGGTCACCGCCGCTGCCCATGGAGAAGCCTGCACAAAAAATAGACAAGTTAAAAAGGATATACTGGATCCATAAAATGAAAGGGATTGAAGGATGAGGACACTTACCAGAGATAAGAAGCACATCAACTGCTCGCACGCTTGCAGAGCCGTCGCCGACTCGTAAGTTCCTCGGTCGGCCGGCAAGATCTGCGATCGGCAGAAATCGCCTGCGACATCCTTAATCCGGTCAGGAGCAAGGATCGCAATTGAGTCGGTCGACAGAACCGACCACTCCGGGGCATAAGGCCGGACTTCAGACGAGCCGTCCGGCCTGTTCCTCTTCCTGGGAACATCCACAGCCGAAACCTCCACAACCTCGGAAGTTTTCTCGGCTGGCCCATCAACACGACCGACCTCGGGAGTCTTCTCCTTGGAAGCATCGGCCTGAACTATGGCCCCGACGGTCGTCTCACCGCGAGCCTTTGCTTCGGCCTCCTTCCTGGCCGCCATCGCCTTCGCGGTTTTCCGCTTCAGGGCCTCAGTTCGGGAAGACACTGCACAAGAAAACAAGTGTTAAAACGGCACAAAATATTAAGCAAAGTAATCGGCTATTAAAGGAGAAGCATTGAAGCAAAAGAAAGAATACCGTCACTACCCCAAAGAGTGAAAAGCCACTCCTTCTCCCGACTCATCGACAACAAAATCCGGTTCGGTTCCTGGACTTTGCTCAGCTTTTCAAAGTCCTCCAGATCCTTGCCGACAAGGACGGGAGTAGTGATGATCGAGGGGTCAACCTCTCTCCACGTCGAGAACTTGTGGATCGAATGACCCCCCAAGAAGAACCAGCGCTCGTGGGTCCCCTTGTTGCTTGAGTTGGTCTCACACCAATTCGGCCGGCCAGTCTTACGGCCGATGGTATAGAAACCATTACTCTTGGCATTCTTCTTGAAATCATGATGATTCCAGAAAAGAGCCGGCCGAGGGGACACGCCAGCCATCAGACACCGATGCTGGAAGACGTTTATGTACGTGAACCCATTCGGGTCCAACTGACCCAGGGCGATCCCCGTTTGCTTTAGTAGCTTCTTCAGCAAGGGGAGCATCGGAAGCCGAAAGCCACACTTAAAGGCATTTTCGGAGATGCCCACACACCTATGGCCTTCCTCCGACTCGGGAGTATGATAGATACAGTCGTTTGCGACAGCCGGGTAGATATCCCACGATCGGTGAATTTGATATTTCAGCCGAAAAGACTTCAAGTCGGCCTCGGTCAGCAACGAGGGAAAATTGGCCATAGGAAACTTCAGTGCATCACTGAAATGATCCGCAGCCGAATAAGATGTCCCGACTATATCATCCGACCGATCCATTTGCCTGCAAACGAGAGAAGGCAAACATAAGCCATGTACtcggaaagaaagaaaaagaagagaaagaaacAAGCCCGAGTACAGAGGGCCGAATCGGGTCGGGCCGACGGGACTTAACAAgacctaaccctaaaactagCCCCCTCACCGCAACAGCAAAAGGAGTAAAAATCACGGCAAGTCCCCGAGTCTAAAACTCGAGAACCGCCGGAAAACCCCAACTGCAATCCTAATctacgataactcaacaatacGGCATTGACATTACAAAGGCAAAAAACCAACCAAGCCAGCGAGATACCCCCGCCGGAGTTTACTACACAAACAAGTTCCTAAAATCTAAAGCAAGCCATGGAAACGGAGTAAAGTATGAAATGCTTACAAAGAAGAGAGAACAACTTACTTGTCGTAGAAGAGATGCGGAGAAAACAAGTAGAAGGAGCCGGAAAAAGAACCACCGCCGGTTAACAACTAGCGCCTGAGAGCAAAAAGCTTGAAGAGAATGGAGAGTTGAGAAGAAAACAAGAGGGTATtggaaatatgaaaagaaacggGTGGTaatgatttgtatttataaacGAATTGTGAAAAGGCGCGCCCTATTAATGGCACCCTTTGGAATGCACGGCCCAGATTCAGCGCGTATCTCGAGGCCACGCCATCCGGCGCCCAAACGACACCACGCGTCCATCGGACCAAGCATTTTGAAATCAGACCGAAACAACTGCTCAGCTCCCACTACAGCCTCACCCTGTCGGTCGGTCAAAGACAATTTAGGCTTCGGCCGCGTTTGAAACCCGACCGAAGCCTGGGGACATGTTGGGTTATAAGCCTTTCGGCCCAATCCATTACGGCCCAAAGCAGGTCCAGCCCACCGTTTGAACTTAAACGTTACTATGGCAACGGTCGAGGCGAGAGAATCCCGCCTCCTTTACTCATCATAACTTCCCTCCCGCATCGGGCGGGAACGTTACATAGCAGGGCTCCTCCTCCTCCTATAAAAAGTGGGTAAATCAGTGGTAAAAGACATTCACAACTTTATACATTCTTACATACTCGCTTGCAGTTCTCTAAACCCTTCCTAGAGCCACTAACTTATTCTCACAccggaggtgaatcggggggacAAACCCTCGCATTCTTCTCTGTTTCAGGTCATACTTCGGCTTTGGTATCCGGCAGAACTTTGGCTCTAACAGTACCATCGATAAATCGTGTTGAAATGCTTATGTACGATCATAGCGAATGCTTTTAACTCGTGCCACTTTCTTAAATTTGCAGGAAGGACTCAGCAAAGTAAATCAGATTCCACTTAACATAGTTTTTTCCATGAAAGAAACAATAGGAAACTGATAAGAGGCATGGTCGACCAAAACTTTTAATGTGTATAGTGCCGACAGATAGTACAGGTAGAAGATCTAGCCAACATAAATTAGCAAGAAAAATTACTCTTCTTGGTCATAGTAACGAATCCAAATCAAAGAGCATAGAAAATTTTATCAATCCTGCCACAATGATAAACGGAAACCAACATTCATCAAATATAACTGGATTCTCAAGTgctcaaattttaataaaccaAAACTCTGGAAATTGACATCTCATCAACTTTCTAGTTTTAAAAAGCAGAAGCTATTTGATCATCCTGACTACGGCTACTTAGGCTAGTTAAAGTTTGACAATGAAGATACCTAGCACAAGCAATGGGAGAATTGAACACTATTGTTTCCCATCTCAAGTATCAGCACATGTCAGTATTAAGCCCTTTTCATTTGCCCAGTTAAAATATCTAATGCCAGCGTCTTGGAGACTTGTCAGAAGGACGGACTGGAGGTGGTGTAATGGCACGTGATAAACCTGAAAGATATGACATTTTTAGAGTCAAGAACCATATCAATATCCAAATTATAGTCAGTACCATATGCATATGCAAAATATTGTCAGTAACTCGTTGTAAAAGACTGTAAGACACCTATATATGTACACTGTTACTGATGCTTGAGATTTGACTACATATGACACTTACGATTGCCACTTGATTTGACTCCAAATGAGGGTGTACTCGACTTGACTGGGGACCAATTCCCAGCCAGCGTCTGTCTTCTCAACTTCCTCCCATCGCATGGATCTGGCAACTTCATATCAGGCGTCCTGTTGGTGGCATCAAAGGTTAATTCCTGTAGTTTTGTGTTGAGGTTTTAAAGGAGTTGCAACAATTATCTATACTTAAAATAGTGTCAACTTGTGTAATTAATGGTATATACATGAAAATGTGTATTTGTTGCCATTATAACACTTGAAGACAATGTTATAGTTTAATATACACAATTACTGTCAAGAACCTATGTCGTACATTTCCAAGAACCTTACCTTTTCTCAGAACCATTAATCAATTTCCCAATGGCGCAAAGTGATTTCTGTATCTGAGATTTTTTTCCATTTGTAGTAGCTTTCCCACTAGCTGTCTGCGACTCCGATGATTCAATCAGCTGACTTCTCGAATAATTGTCCTTTTCAAGTCTTACCACTTGACAATCAGAAACAGGACGCTTAGAAGCCATTTGATGAGGTACCTCACGTCTAAAATCACCTGCTTTTGGCTTTGAACCAGAAATTGCAGCCTGCGGCAGAGCAGGCCTTTGTGTATTCAAGAAGTCTTTGTTTTCATATCGCGGACCTTCCAAACTTAGtcttttaattcgattttgtACAGGAGTCTTGAGCACTTTTTGGTCTTCCAGATATGCTGTCTTTGCATTATTTCCAGTTTCACTGCTTAACCTTCGGGATTGATGGGTATTTCTCTTCTGAATTGCCTCAGCTTTCTCAAACATATACTTTGCTCCTTTAGGTTCCCGTGCTTTCCCTAAATTACCTGCAATGGAAGTTCCGGTGCTTAACCTTCGGACGCTTGATAATTTTCCCAACTTCTCAGTGGGGTGGTTCTCTATGCTTAATCTTCGGACACTTGATAATTTTCCCACCTTCTCAGTGGGGTGGTTCTCAATGCTTAATCTTCGGACACTTGATGATTTTTCCACCTTCTGGGTGGAGTGGTTTCCTAGGCTCAACCTTGGTGGAGTCGTCACAACAGAAGGACTACGTAACATTTTTATTTCATTGGGTTTATTCCCCTGAGGTTTCTCTCTTCTGTCTATGCCGAAAGTTTCAGCGCTTAGCCTTCGAGCCCGTTTTGAAGTTTCATTGGTCACTGATTTTGACTTATCTGAAGGTGATTTGATTTCCTTGAGACCACTCAATTCTGAACTCTGAAGTTCCTTGTTAGACAATGCCGTTTTGAGTCTCTCAAGCTGCAAAATTTTGGCaggaaattaaaattgtatatatcatGATAGCAGATATATCTAATCGAgatatattagtatttttatCACGGTGAAAAAGGAAGAAAACACATAGAGCTTATGTGTTACCGGATAAGGACAAGGTCTCTATCAGTTAAAAACTTTAAACTAATGAAAAATTATGTGCCACTAAGACCTCATGTTGCAAAGTAGATCATAATGGCTTCATTAAGATACATTATGTACAGAAACTGTTTGTTACTACCATTGTTTCTAGCCGCAATTAACATATTTTACTGCTAT
Coding sequences:
- the LOC135152997 gene encoding uncharacterized protein LOC135152997 produces the protein MAARKEAEAKARGETTVGAIVQADASKEKTPEVGRVDGPAEKTSEVVEVSAVDVPRKRNRPDGSSEVRPYAPEWSVLSTDSIAILAPDRIKDVAGDFCRSQILPADRGTYESATALQACEQLMCFLSLASPWAAAVTDKVQDMQKQMAGVNALTIRANLAEDTLAALKTELDAAHQDLKDVRESEGRLKGQVDTLTRRVQRRNLALKAARKKEKKAKKLLEKTEDRFLDIGYDEAVRRAHKEGLDHKLLLDEGASDPVGRDDPDEPLVVSSDPETDYSE